From a single Shewanella donghaensis genomic region:
- a CDS encoding DUF3379 domain-containing protein, which produces MDDLQFRRHAYGDPNSQDDDFLEQIAASETDAKLVSELKSLDSKLTNALNIDVPNDLADKLLLRQQLNKHQEQKKHTRYLMAMAASVALVIGLSFSMLRFTPVDLAEHALAHVYHEPKSMMVDQNVGYEDVNFKLAGINGLENAKFINQPGKVFYTSYCDFQGVKSLHLVMESEHGKVTLFIVPTENRMVTEESFADQNYQGMGFQTAGAFMLLVGDQQDDLEYVKSEIEQTFI; this is translated from the coding sequence ATGGATGATCTACAATTTCGTCGCCATGCCTATGGTGACCCAAACAGCCAAGATGACGATTTCTTGGAACAGATTGCTGCGTCTGAAACAGATGCTAAATTAGTCAGTGAACTTAAATCATTAGACAGTAAGCTCACAAATGCACTCAATATTGATGTGCCTAATGATTTAGCGGATAAGCTATTACTGCGACAGCAGTTGAATAAACATCAAGAACAGAAGAAACATACTCGATACCTGATGGCAATGGCAGCGTCTGTTGCATTAGTGATCGGATTAAGCTTCAGTATGCTGAGATTTACCCCGGTAGATTTAGCTGAACATGCCCTTGCTCATGTTTATCATGAACCTAAATCGATGATGGTTGATCAAAATGTCGGTTATGAAGATGTAAACTTCAAACTTGCGGGTATCAATGGTTTAGAAAATGCCAAGTTTATCAATCAACCTGGTAAGGTTTTTTACACCTCTTATTGTGATTTTCAAGGGGTCAAAAGTCTTCATTTAGTCATGGAAAGTGAACATGGAAAGGTCACGCTGTTTATTGTACCAACAGAAAACAGAATGGTGACTGAAGAATCTTTTGCTGACCAAAACTATCAAGGTATGGGTTTCCAAACGGCAGGTGCATTTATGTTGTTAGTTGGTGACCAGCAAGACGACTTAGAATATGTTAAGTCGGAGATAGAGCAAACTTTCATCTAA
- a CDS encoding sigma-70 family RNA polymerase sigma factor gives MFDSLRNKKSEPTVISDMLTKQRRYDSLVKALHTDIFRYAYWLIGDKHVAEDVTQETFLRAWRALDSLKDDKAAKAWLITILRRENARRFERKQFDYSDVEQELLEDEKSSTTEDKTEQYWLRKQIGLLEVEYREPLLLQLIGGFSGEEIADLLELNRNTVMTRLFRARNQLKDALESPEVRGQSNG, from the coding sequence ATGTTCGATAGCTTGCGAAATAAAAAGTCCGAACCCACGGTCATATCTGACATGCTAACTAAACAGCGACGATACGACAGCCTCGTCAAGGCACTTCACACTGATATCTTCCGATATGCCTACTGGCTAATCGGTGATAAACATGTTGCTGAAGACGTCACCCAAGAAACCTTTTTACGAGCATGGCGCGCACTTGATTCTTTAAAAGATGATAAAGCGGCCAAAGCATGGCTGATTACGATTTTACGCCGTGAAAATGCCCGTAGATTTGAACGTAAACAATTTGATTACAGTGATGTGGAGCAAGAATTGCTCGAAGATGAAAAATCTTCAACCACCGAAGACAAAACTGAACAATATTGGCTACGTAAACAAATTGGGTTACTAGAGGTCGAATATCGCGAACCGTTACTGCTACAACTTATTGGTGGTTTTAGTGGTGAAGAGATTGCTGATTTATTAGAGCTAAATAGAAATACCGTCATGACGCGATTATTTCGCGCCCGTAATCAATTAAAAGACGCTTTAGAGTCTCCTGAAGTTAGAGGTCAATCAAATGGATGA
- a CDS encoding BatD family protein, protein MVNRILFALLAIFFVGQANAVSNIQATVDRNPVMQGEYFVLNVTADDDLNAGLLDTSILLKDFIVGRTSVGRSTQIVNFDSSKETRWQVLLSAKNAGTVTIPSFTMEGVKSNPINLTVANAGSQPQQMKSLFVEGILSTNEAYVGQLVTYKVKLFLAAELQRGVISAPEIANADIKQLGDDKDSVEIVDGRRFRVIERTYAMIADTPGKLAIKGASFSGDILVEAPRRGGMFGFNESRPMQAKAEDNQIVIKPIPDAYQGDWLVSDLLIAKEVWPEDSSEFEVGSPITRTINIIASNADSNSLPDIELSMPNELKSYPEKAVRQTVVRDNQVIAQYSLTTAIVPTKPGTYTLPEITIPWWNSQQRKQQYATIAARTVTITGTPDVSPAPVIQDNNTQTNDPGFWPWLTLLFATLWIITIALWLKARSNKSNIMVTAASNNIIIPSIISVDDIANACDKNDVSLVISLLQKRFTQQCNKPMSLSDISKLSAFLAKAISQLQQAKYSQETTNIDKAALIGALNDTSNKLVVNSPSVLSSLNP, encoded by the coding sequence GTGGTAAATAGAATCCTTTTCGCCCTACTCGCAATTTTCTTTGTAGGGCAAGCTAACGCGGTCAGCAACATACAGGCTACCGTTGATAGAAACCCAGTAATGCAAGGTGAATATTTTGTATTAAATGTCACTGCAGATGATGATCTCAATGCGGGTTTGCTCGATACCTCTATATTGCTCAAAGACTTTATCGTCGGTAGAACCAGTGTAGGTAGAAGTACTCAAATCGTTAATTTTGATTCAAGTAAAGAAACCCGTTGGCAAGTACTTTTATCGGCCAAGAATGCCGGAACCGTGACTATCCCATCTTTTACTATGGAAGGCGTTAAATCTAATCCCATTAACTTAACCGTCGCGAATGCTGGATCCCAGCCACAACAGATGAAAAGTTTATTTGTTGAAGGTATTTTAAGTACCAATGAAGCTTACGTAGGGCAACTGGTCACTTATAAGGTGAAACTTTTTCTAGCCGCTGAACTACAACGTGGCGTCATTAGCGCACCAGAAATAGCTAATGCTGATATAAAACAATTAGGTGATGATAAAGACAGTGTTGAAATTGTTGATGGACGCCGCTTTCGAGTGATTGAACGGACCTATGCCATGATCGCTGATACTCCGGGTAAACTCGCGATTAAGGGTGCCAGTTTTTCTGGCGATATCTTGGTAGAGGCCCCTAGACGCGGTGGTATGTTTGGCTTTAATGAAAGCAGGCCGATGCAAGCGAAAGCTGAAGATAATCAAATTGTCATTAAGCCCATTCCTGATGCCTACCAAGGTGATTGGTTAGTGAGTGACTTACTCATAGCCAAAGAAGTATGGCCAGAAGACAGCAGTGAATTTGAAGTGGGTAGTCCAATTACTCGCACCATTAATATTATCGCCTCTAATGCTGACAGTAATAGCCTTCCTGACATTGAACTATCAATGCCCAATGAGCTTAAATCATATCCAGAAAAAGCAGTTAGACAAACGGTAGTAAGAGATAACCAAGTTATTGCACAATACAGCCTAACCACGGCAATCGTGCCTACAAAACCGGGAACTTATACCTTACCTGAAATCACTATCCCATGGTGGAATTCACAGCAGCGTAAACAGCAATATGCCACTATCGCAGCAAGAACAGTGACGATAACAGGGACTCCCGATGTATCTCCAGCACCGGTAATTCAAGACAATAATACCCAAACAAATGATCCAGGCTTTTGGCCTTGGTTAACCTTGTTATTCGCCACGTTATGGATAATAACTATCGCATTGTGGCTAAAGGCACGAAGTAATAAGTCCAATATTATGGTTACAGCGGCCAGTAATAACATTATCATTCCGTCGATTATTTCAGTGGATGATATTGCTAATGCTTGTGACAAAAATGATGTTTCATTAGTCATCTCATTACTGCAAAAAAGATTTACTCAGCAATGCAATAAACCGATGAGTTTATCTGATATAAGCAAGCTGTCAGCATTTCTTGCTAAAGCGATAAGTCAGTTACAGCAGGCAAAATATAGCCAAGAAACCACAAATATTGATAAAGCGGCGCTCATTGGCGCACTAAATGATACAAGTAATAAACTGGTGGTAAACTCGCCATCAGTGCTGAGTTCACTCAACCCTTAA
- a CDS encoding vWA domain-containing protein, translated as MDLHFIRPEWLLALIPLILIGLYLWRHTQKQSAWQNYIAPHLASTLISESAQIKKQPKWVLILGWFIAVIAISGPAVNKQSLPVFASEQGRVLVMDMSLSMYATDQKPNRLSQAKYRATDFLTNLKEGETGLIAFAGDAFTISPLTRDNSTLLNLLPTLTPDIMPVRGSDLAAALTLAQQLLGQGGHITGDIIVMTDGVNAAQYSDAVKALSGSRYRVSVMAFGTQQGAAIQLPDGQLMRDNGGEIVVDKTDFSLLEKLVQPTGGLMLPARADGAALSQLESWLSNDGSAKATELEGEAWQDLGPYIALLLIVPVLLSFRFTLIPVFSLFTLGLMMQPSPAQANTWDDLWQTADQQASEQYNQAQSEEDFTKAAEQFNQPLWQASAQYKAGDYENALAGFEQDETANGLYNQANSLMQLNKIDDAIERYQQALTKQADFPQAQKNLALAEQIKQQQEQSDQNQQGEDNQSDENQSDEKQSDDKSEQNQSEGEQSKSDPSQDDTSQDQQSEGEQSKDNQQQPSDEQSKDTQQNDAQDNDSSDSEDNSQNQSQQDEQAAATNDAEMQADSQENQQADAQKDDKATDAAQTKGQSQQQPQEQPVEPTDQKPESTQAVASSELSEEPLPADLERALRAVSEDPQVLIRNKMLLEYQKRRQNGQLPKDKQQW; from the coding sequence ATGGATTTGCATTTTATCCGCCCTGAATGGTTATTAGCATTAATACCTTTAATCTTGATTGGCCTTTATCTATGGCGACATACTCAAAAGCAATCAGCATGGCAAAATTATATTGCTCCACACCTTGCAAGCACCTTAATCAGTGAATCAGCACAAATCAAAAAGCAACCTAAATGGGTATTAATACTGGGTTGGTTTATTGCTGTTATCGCTATTTCAGGTCCTGCAGTTAATAAGCAAAGTTTACCCGTATTTGCCAGCGAACAAGGCCGTGTATTGGTTATGGATATGTCACTGTCAATGTACGCGACAGATCAAAAGCCTAACCGCCTTTCACAAGCAAAATACCGTGCGACCGACTTTTTAACTAATTTAAAAGAAGGTGAAACTGGACTGATAGCTTTTGCAGGTGACGCTTTTACGATTAGCCCGCTAACCCGAGACAATTCAACCTTATTGAACCTACTGCCGACATTAACACCAGATATCATGCCTGTCCGCGGTTCCGATTTAGCGGCAGCGCTAACCCTAGCACAGCAGTTATTAGGCCAAGGTGGCCATATCACTGGTGATATTATTGTCATGACGGATGGTGTTAATGCTGCGCAATATTCTGACGCTGTAAAAGCATTAAGTGGCAGTCGATATCGCGTCTCTGTGATGGCTTTTGGCACTCAGCAAGGCGCAGCAATACAACTACCTGATGGGCAATTAATGCGTGATAATGGTGGTGAAATCGTGGTTGATAAAACAGATTTTTCATTACTTGAAAAATTAGTTCAACCAACTGGTGGCTTAATGCTGCCAGCAAGAGCTGATGGTGCAGCGTTAAGCCAGCTCGAATCATGGCTTTCAAATGATGGCAGCGCTAAAGCGACTGAACTTGAAGGTGAAGCTTGGCAAGATCTAGGTCCTTATATCGCACTGTTACTTATCGTACCTGTTTTATTGAGCTTTAGATTTACCTTAATTCCAGTATTTAGCCTGTTTACCTTAGGCTTAATGATGCAACCTAGCCCTGCACAGGCAAATACTTGGGATGATTTATGGCAAACAGCCGATCAACAAGCAAGCGAGCAATATAATCAGGCTCAGTCAGAAGAAGACTTCACCAAAGCTGCTGAGCAGTTTAATCAACCCTTATGGCAGGCTAGTGCCCAATATAAAGCGGGAGATTATGAAAATGCGTTAGCCGGATTTGAGCAAGATGAAACAGCTAATGGCCTATATAATCAAGCTAATAGCTTGATGCAGCTAAATAAAATTGACGATGCTATTGAACGCTATCAACAAGCCTTAACCAAGCAAGCTGACTTCCCACAAGCACAAAAAAACCTCGCCTTAGCTGAACAAATTAAACAGCAGCAAGAACAGTCTGATCAAAACCAGCAAGGTGAAGACAATCAGTCTGACGAAAACCAGTCCGATGAAAAGCAGTCTGATGATAAATCAGAGCAAAATCAATCTGAAGGCGAACAGTCGAAAAGCGACCCATCACAAGATGACACATCTCAAGATCAGCAGTCAGAAGGCGAACAGTCTAAAGATAATCAGCAGCAACCGAGTGATGAGCAATCAAAAGACACTCAACAAAATGACGCCCAAGATAATGACTCAAGCGACAGCGAAGATAACTCACAGAATCAATCCCAACAAGACGAGCAAGCAGCGGCAACGAATGACGCTGAAATGCAAGCTGACAGCCAAGAGAACCAACAGGCTGATGCACAAAAAGATGATAAAGCAACGGATGCAGCTCAAACCAAAGGCCAATCTCAACAACAGCCTCAAGAGCAACCCGTTGAGCCGACTGATCAGAAACCTGAATCAACACAAGCTGTTGCATCTTCTGAATTATCTGAAGAACCGCTTCCTGCAGACTTAGAAAGAGCGCTTCGTGCCGTCAGTGAAGACCCACAAGTGTTAATCAGAAACAAAATGCTATTGGAATATCAAAAGCGTCGTCAAAACGGCCAACTTCCTAAGGACAAACAACAGTGGTAA